The uncultured Mailhella sp. genome segment GATTGTCGAGTTCATATACTTTATTATCTTCTCCTTGGCCACGTGGTAGTTGGCCTTCGCGCTGGTGGCCGTCGAGCCTGTAGCGGCGGCAATCTCGTCATATTCAAGCCCGTCGTAATAGCGCAGGTTGAAGGCCAGCTGCTGCTTTGTGGGCAGCGAGAGTATGGCATTCTGCAGCTTCACCGCCTCCAAGTCGCTATAATCGACATACCCGTCGGCCGCCAACCGGCCAGCCCCGGCGTCCGAATCGTCGAGCGACACCCGTCCGCCGCGCCTGCGCTCTATCGCGCGCAGCGCCTCGTTGGTGGCTATGCGGTATATCCATGCGCCCAGCGAGCACTCGCCCTTGAACCGCCACAGCGAGCGGAACGCCCGTATGAACGTTTCCTGTGCGGCGTCCTGCGCGTCGTCGTGCGACACCACCAGGCGGCGGATATGCCAGTAAACCGGCTCCCGGTATCTCGCCATGAGCAGCCGGAAGCCGCTTTCCAGGTTTTCCTTCAAGGCGGAAACTATGTCCGCGTCACTCACTGTTGCCATAAACTTGCCGTCTGTTCCGATAAGCCTGCCATAACAGGACTTCATTAAATATGACCCGGAAAACGGTCGGAAGTAAAAAACGGCGCGGCTGTTTTTTACTGGAAGTTTTGCCTGTTTCTGCCCTGTGGCGGTCTGAAATGGATGAAGAAGGTCACTCGCCGGTGCTTCCGTCTTGCAGCGAAGCCTCCAATTCTTCAATGGTCGGCATCGTCCCCTCTATCTTTTCAGGATAGAACCGTTCAAGGTCATACTCTGAAATGCCTATTGGCTGACTGCTTGACTCCAAGGCATACTGTGCTTGTATGCGGTCTTTTTCCTTGCATATCAG includes the following:
- a CDS encoding RNA polymerase sigma factor; amino-acid sequence: MKENLESGFRLLMARYREPVYWHIRRLVVSHDDAQDAAQETFIRAFRSLWRFKGECSLGAWIYRIATNEALRAIERRRGGRVSLDDSDAGAGRLAADGYVDYSDLEAVKLQNAILSLPTKQQLAFNLRYYDGLEYDEIAAATGSTATSAKANYHVAKEKIIKYMNSTI